The sequence below is a genomic window from Gossypium hirsutum isolate 1008001.06 chromosome A11, Gossypium_hirsutum_v2.1, whole genome shotgun sequence.
CTTGTgatcattcacattttcatattcataCCCTATACCATTTCATATCAATCAACAATcttaattcatttcaattcattgcaagtccatttcatttctaACCATGTATGCCAACATAATCAATATTCAAAGCCATGTCCAAGCATAGATAAAACAAACACAAGCACACAAATATAACACAAAGAAGGGTAGTAAGTTCCATTTGAACTTAACTTTTCAAAATACAAAACGAGTGGATCCTTCGGGGAGTAATccataatttttgtttttcccttgtTAGCTCCACTTTGATCCAAGACTTGAtctctataaatattttatttaccgaATCAATACCAAACATTATTACACAATATCATGAGATGCATGAtcctaaataaatttattttacgaTTTCccacatattttacattttattcaatttagtccctaaactccgGATAGGCATAACTTTCAATTCCTAGCTTTGGattaaaatctaatttcatatattttcattagGAACTTATACTTTCTATTTCCAACCTAATTTcatgatatattttatatttattcaatttgttcCCTAATATTCGAAAGTTAACAAAAAAGctaattaactttacaatctagtcattttcataatctcagctcaaaatctatcaatttcaagtctaattcatcaaattattaataatggAAACTtgctaaaattttaacaatagatcaaattggtacatgggctagctaaattaagctcccaTGATCACAAatccataaaaattacaagaaaaaagctTGGTTTACTTACCAAATTAATGGTTGAATGCTTATGAACTCAAAGCTTTTCTTCTTAGGTTTTTCCTAAGCTTTGAATGGTTGAACATTATGGAATATGACAATCCTCCACTATATTACTATAGtcttagattaatttaattaaccttgtttaattacttaattaaacataacttaattataatttagcTTAAGTGGAATAtgtcatcatcatcaatattttccattttgatatttgattaattgCCATATAAGTTCTCAAGCCTTTTGTCAATTAAAACTCTATAGTgattagatttttatattttattctctaagccttaattaactatttaatcgaAAAAATTATTCAACCattattcaatatatttttatattaactccataaatattcatattttatatttatgaactcgatttacgaaaatggcatcccaaaatcatattttcctATACCAATGAAAATCAAGTCGTTACATTTCACCTAACCAAACCCACCCCAAActcgatttttccaaaaaaaaattgacCCTAATGGCTCGGGTTGGGTTAGAATTCGTTGGATTTAGGGTTTTTTACCATCCCTATTTATAACTAATCACTTGCCCGTCCTTGATTCCACTTAATTAAATGCAACAAAATGCTGACAGTAATAAAAGTATCATAGAAACTCTTGTATTAAGAGTCAGATCAAATTGATGGTTtctgattaaaaattttatccatttgtaatgttaaaaaaaatcccATAGTGATATTTGAAGTACCATGTGTACCTCTTGTTgacatataaaaactaaattttaatagtaaaaatggataattatttaataatagaatcAATTTACtcttctaatttattttttttagtagaataattaaaatctaatcTCACTTCTAATACAAGAGCTTTAGCACAGTTTTACCGGTGAGGTTTAAAAATTTATGTGACAAAGGATATCAGGCCCTTCATGCCATTTTTCTTAGTATATATATTCTCAATCAATGTTTATAATTTTGTTAATCAATCGATGTCAATACTTAAATACTATAAGTTCACTTATCCGTTCAAGATCCCAACtttcaataataatagtaaaatacatGAACAGATCCAAATCAAAAGAGGAAATTACATTAGTAGATCCGAGCCAGAAAAACATGACTTAATACAGATCTATCAGTTGCTGAACATTACAACTAAATTCTTGAACTGCAAACATTTTGTACAAAGGAACAGCTAAACAACCAAATCCTAAGACgttaaaaaacaaaagaaaaataagaacagtAAAATCCCAAATGAAgcagagaaaaaaaaatcaaaccaacCCCACTATTACAAATTAATTTagatcttcaaaaaaaaaaaagaaaaagaaaagaaagccacCCTCCAATCTTCCTTTAAAAACATACTCCATATTTCTACAAGTTATGATGCCCTTCAAGAAATGTAACTATATTCCAATCTCCACATTCCTGTAACCTGACCCTCCTTCAGTCAAAAGTTCCTGCAATAAAGGAGCATTGATGAAATCAGATCAAACAAACCTAATAGTTAGCTTCATAAATGAAATAAAgggtttgttttattttcttaccTGTGAAGTTTTGGCGACATGGGTGTCCTCATGAACAAAAGCAAACCTTTTATTGTCACCCATTCTCTCCATGGACACTTCATTAATCTTATCAGCTTTTTTGGAACCAATGTGGGTTCTCTTGAGCCCCAGAAATCCCTTCCACCTTGTGGAACCCTTAGGAGGCGTTAGTGTCacattattatcatcatcatctccAGCAAGAAGCTCTTCCCTCAAAGTCCTTTGCATTTGATTATTACAATTATCTTTAAATGGAAAAAGCTTACCCTTAAAAAAAAGCTCATCAGCACTCATCATGGAGTAGTTTGATACTGAGAATTCAAAGTCTGACGACACTGGAGCCTCCCTTGAGTTCCTCTCTTGCTTCATAACCTGCTGAGTCTCAACAAAATCATTTGAGAATGAGATTCTTGGACTCATTGGGGGGCAGTGAT
It includes:
- the LOC107897673 gene encoding uncharacterized protein isoform X1; its protein translation is MNSNVVFPSPLPFFHLNLVLSYLMACLDMYNSEHKGHHHHCPPMSPRISFSNDFVETQQVMKQERNSREAPVSSDFEFSVSNYSMMSADELFFKGKLFPFKDNCNNQMQRTLREELLAGDDDDNNVTLTPPKGSTRWKGFLGLKRTHIGSKKADKINEVSMERMGDNKRFAFVHEDTHVAKTSQELLTEGGSGYRNVEIGI
- the LOC107897673 gene encoding uncharacterized protein isoform X2; translation: MNSNLMACLDMYNSEHKGHHHHCPPMSPRISFSNDFVETQQVMKQERNSREAPVSSDFEFSVSNYSMMSADELFFKGKLFPFKDNCNNQMQRTLREELLAGDDDDNNVTLTPPKGSTRWKGFLGLKRTHIGSKKADKINEVSMERMGDNKRFAFVHEDTHVAKTSQELLTEGGSGYRNVEIGI